Below is a window of Verrucomicrobiota bacterium DNA.
TGGTAAAAATGAATGAGCGTGCCGATCTTAAAGCAGCAATGAGTGTTAATCTTGGCTTCGGTGGGTCTAATGCTGCACTCCTGCTTACCCAGCCATGAGAATTGGAATCCTTTCCTGCGGCGCGGTGACCCCAGGTGGCATTGGGGTAGAGTCATTGGACTCTCCATGGCCTCAAAAGCTTGTAGAAAGTGGGTCTCGAAATCATTCCTACAATGCCTCCCTCGTCGATCAATCCCTTCCTGAGATAACCAGATGGGGGAAAGAACCCCGACTTCGGAGAGCCAGCCCCATCGCGTACTACATGACCGAAGCGGCTTCGCAGGCGCTTTCCACTGTCCCTGACATCGATCTATCACGCACCGGGGTCATTGCTTCGTTCTTCCTTGGCTGCCTTGTCTACTCAGTCCGCTTCTACAAGCAAATGACCACTGAAGGTCGCCGATTTGCCAGTCCAATCCTGTTCCCGGAAACAGTTTTTAACAGCCCTGTAAGTCACCTTGTATCGACTCTTGGAACTTCCGGACCAGTCTACTCGCAAGTCGGAGATAAATCCTGCTGGGCCAACTCTCTCCGCACTGCTGAATGTTGGATGCGCAGAGGAAACGTCGACAATGTCCTTTTGATTGGTGCGGAGGAGTTTGATCCCTACCAACTCGATGCTTTTCATTCTGCAGGATGGATGCGTGGACAGGGCTTGGTACCGGGGGAGGGGGCGGGGGCCATCCTTCTGACTTCAAAACCATCTGATCAATCAGTGATACTAGCCGGACTATCTGACGGTTATTGTTACTCCTCAAAGTCTGAGGCTCTCACTGCTGGAGTTGAATGCCTCGCGGCACACCCACGTAAGTCTAAGGTAATGCCAACAGCAACCGGATGGGTGCAACAGATCGAATCCAAAGTTGTCGGAGACCGCATGCTTTCAGGTATTTCTCACCCCTTCTACGAGGCTTCTACTGCCTCTGCCGTTTGGGATACGATCAAAGCTGCAAGGCTTATCAATCAGGGACTGACTCAGGATCTAATCGTCCCTTATTGGGGCCTATCCCAGCAGTTTGGTGCAGCTAGACTTACAGCACCTTCGTTTACGAGCTAGAGATCAGTTCATCGTGCCTGCAAATTCAGGCACTGCATCAATCGCAGTGGTCGAGGACTCAGGCGATCTAAACCAGGATTTCCACCCCTCTCGAATCTCAAGGAGGATCCAACCGAACAAGGATTCAATAATGATCTTGAGAAGTTGGGAGACCTTGAAGTTGAAGCCCCCAAAGAGGTCTCTACATCCGTTATTGTGGCAACCAAAACGGCCATCCTTCCTACGCTGCATACCCATGGCCGCCATCCGACGATTATAGCAGCGCATCAGCCAGAATACGGGCCACGCGTTTTGATGACTGTAAGGAGGCTGGGAAAGTTCTTTTCCACCGCTTTGGAAGATCACTTTGGCAACAAAGAGGTAGTAGAGAGCAATATCCAGTCTGAATGCGATCTTCATGAGATCAAAGTCGCCCATGTAATCGTACTTATTTTGGTAAAGAGCTTCGAGCATACGCTGGTAGCTCGTAGTGAATTCCCGATTATGGCGCTTGAGTTCCTCGGATAGGTTTTCATTCCTTCTCCATGACATGATCACCTTAACTGCCGAGCTTGTTGTAAAAGCAATCCAGTCCATTCCTGGACTGTAGAACGGATCCAGAAATGCTGAGGCATCTCCAGTAAGCACAAAGCCATCTCCCGCCTGCACTGTTGAACAGTAAGGAAGATTTCTTCGGAAATGAACGTCGCCTTCGATATATTCGGCACCCTTGAGCATTTCGCGGGCGCCAGCATGACGTGAGAGGAACTCCCTGATCTTTTCGCCTACTGGAGCACGATCATCAGGCCATTCTGCCCGACGCTGATCGATGACAACCCCGATGCTTGTATCCCCTCCTTTGAGGGAAATCCACCATGCCCACCAACCATCTCCAATCATATGATTTGTGGCTGTTCCTCGAATTCCCACAAAGGATCGTGAAAAATCAGATTCTGAATCTGAGAGAGATAAGTCATCCCAATCCTTAGCTCCTCTCCAGCGGGACCAAGTGGCGAGCGTAGGATGTGTGGGTGTTGGACGAAACCAACCATTTGCTCTGGCAAGCATGCACTTCAATCCCGACGCATCAATGACCCACCGGGCGTGAAGAATACTTTCTCCCTGATCAGATTTGATCTTGAGCGTCTGATCTCCTCCTGCAGCAAGATCAACAGAAGTGACCTGAGCAGGGCGCATAACCTCGACTCCCGCACTGGTCGCGCGATTGAGGACCTCCTCATCAAGAACTGAACGATCGACTAAAAAGGAGGGTACGGTGGAGAGGTATTTTCCACCAATTTCAGAACACTCTTCAATCCCT
It encodes the following:
- a CDS encoding tryptophan 7-halogenase, which translates into the protein MHNLSHQNDEKCYDVAVIGGALSGASAALLLKKEDPSLRIILIEKNTSFKRRVGEATVEVSGYFLCRKLGLTRFLTQSQLSKNGLRFWFSNDQASGIEECSEIGGKYLSTVPSFLVDRSVLDEEVLNRATSAGVEVMRPAQVTSVDLAAGGDQTLKIKSDQGESILHARWVIDASGLKCMLARANGWFRPTPTHPTLATWSRWRGAKDWDDLSLSDSESDFSRSFVGIRGTATNHMIGDGWWAWWISLKGGDTSIGVVIDQRRAEWPDDRAPVGEKIREFLSRHAGAREMLKGAEYIEGDVHFRRNLPYCSTVQAGDGFVLTGDASAFLDPFYSPGMDWIAFTTSSAVKVIMSWRRNENLSEELKRHNREFTTSYQRMLEALYQNKYDYMGDFDLMKIAFRLDIALYYLFVAKVIFQSGGKELSQPPYSHQNAWPVFWLMRCYNRRMAAMGMQRRKDGRFGCHNNGCRDLFGGFNFKVSQLLKIIIESLFGWILLEIREGWKSWFRSPESSTTAIDAVPEFAGTMN